A single region of the Brachypodium distachyon strain Bd21 chromosome 3, Brachypodium_distachyon_v3.0, whole genome shotgun sequence genome encodes:
- the LOC100837591 gene encoding uncharacterized protein LOC100837591 has protein sequence MRRTAALLLRHGGGGGGISQALADMLVCPLTKKPLRYCEASGSLVSDAVGISFPIVDGIPSLLPKDGKLLEDHQEKSGHESSPRDSSH, from the exons AtgaggcggacggcggcgtTGCTGCTgcgtcacggcggcggcggcggcggaataTCGCAGGCGCTCGCCGACATGCTCGTCTGCCCCCTGACCAAGAAGCCTCTCAG GTACTGCGAGGCCAGCGGCTCTCTGGTCAGCGACGCCGTCGGCATATCTTTCCCG ATAGTAGATGGAATTCCTTCTCTCCTTCCGAAAGATGGGAAGTTGCTCGAGGACCACCAGGAGAAATCAGGACATGAATCCAGTCCTAGGGATTCTTCTCATTAA
- the LOC100837903 gene encoding probable E3 ubiquitin-protein ligase ATL44, giving the protein MVMMMGHVVALLSAALSGSGKAAAEEQYVYQSSGCCVCISRFRDGEEIRRLPCGHAFHRDCVDRWLALCGRRTTCPLCRLHVGGVAAAVADVDDDHMQLSDDLVIWFSSLFVAGL; this is encoded by the coding sequence atggtgatgatgatggggCACGTGGTGGCGCTCCTCTCGGCGGCTCTCTCCGGCTccgggaaggcggcggcggaggagcagtaCGTGTACCAGTCGTCGGGCTGCTGCGTGTGCATCTCGAGGTTCCGCGACGGGGAGGAGATACGGAGGCTGCCGTGCGGCCACGCGTTCCACCGGGACTGCGTCGACCGCTGGCTGGCGCTCTGCGGCCGCCGGACCACGTGCCCGCTCTGCCGCCTGCACGTCGGCGGCGTGGCAGCCGCGGTGGCGGATGTCGATGATGACCACATGCAGCTCAGTGACGATCTCGTCATCTGGTTCTCTTCCCTCTTCGTCGCCGGCTTGTAG